The Astyanax mexicanus isolate ESR-SI-001 chromosome 18, AstMex3_surface, whole genome shotgun sequence DNA window CTCTTTAACCTATTCATTTAAACTGCATTCAATTAAATGATCAGATTCTCTCAGAAACGCTGTAACAGACTAACGTTCCTTATAAAGAAGCTGAGTGTGTCTCCAGGCTAGCGGGTCTGAGCGGGGCTAGCTGCGCTAATCCTCGGGCGAGTAGGCAGGAATACCGGGTAGCCCTACCGGTCCTCGCTGACCGTGATCACTCCGTCCTCCTTAGGGATCAGAACGGCAGCGTTCACCGCGTCCTGGTGGCCCTCGATCTTATTGAGCAGGATAGGTCTAGAGGTCTGGGGCCTGGAGTGGATCTCCGCCGCCATCGCTGTTTTCTTTTCCCgacctctccctccctctcctcccCCGGAGCGGCCCAGCCGAGTCAGCTGATCTCCAGCACAGTTCATCACACCGCACACTACCGTAAAGCGCCGAGTACACACTCCCACAAATCCCATTACCGCCTTCAACTACTATACTGCCATTCGTTAAATAATTAAAtggaattattatattttttaattcagtggaaataagcatttattttattaaatctacTATATATTAAACCAGACAAACGTTtgaacaccttctcattcaatgtttttctttatttatttcatttattttcaacaTTGTATGGAGCCCCAAAGtgaatcatgttaaaaaaaatatgagccaGTTTATAAATGGACTGCTTTCTTACGTTTGCCCTGTTATAAGAGAAAATGACTGTAGACCGAggcagaaaataagagaaaatcaAAATCAAGGGAAGTGGGTAGGCTCTCCATAATAAATCGGCTCTGGTTCTACTGAACTTTTAACTGAAGAACGAACGATTGCGCACTGTTAACTCCTAAAGTTGTATAAATTGCTCATGGGAGATACTCCAGCAACATAATTAACtatgttataaatatataatatactaataaaaaactagcaataataatataacatcataaaaaaacaataataataataataataataataataataataataataataataataataataataataataataatagaaataatagtaataaaaaaaataataatacatatatggtgcaaataaataaatatatttatttatttatttaacccacCCCGCTGCGTCATTCAGCGCAGCAGCTGATTTGTTTTTATTCGAACTCTTCGGAGATCGTGAGCAGCGGCAGCAGCGTTTCTTTCGACGGATCGTCTACAACTTCTCAACACCAGTTTACtgtttaatatttactgttttattatctgtattatcttttaattactgtatataattgtatataattgGATTATCTGTGCTGTTTTGtcattaattaattgtatttggttttttgtttttcaggtgaCTGTAGCCGCTGAGGGAGCTCACCCCCATACCGGTCAGGTATGGATCCCCGGTGGAGGAGCAGACCTCTTCCAATAGTGGTGAGTAAATTTGAAACTTCtcatattttacacaaaatttaCCCTCAGTAACACTCAGAAATAAACCCAGAGCTGGATTAGTTCAGGAGTTTAAAGCAGGGCTTTGTTTTTCAGGCGCAGTCAGGAAACTTTTGTTTCAGGACTTGTCGTGTGTCTCCGGTGAGTCTCTATCACTTACTGTTACACCTGCAGCTAatgactaactaactaactaattaactaactaactaactaacgttAACTACTTAACTAATTAACTATCACCCCCAGTATACCTTATTGTAACCCTTTCAGTTCGGTTTTTAGAGTCAATGCTAATTTCTAAAGAGATTTGTCTTGAGTATCCACTGTGCCCTAACCTAGGTTAGATAGCCAGCATACATTGTAAAGAAGCTAGTGAAATGATTTAACAcgtatttctgttttgtattttCTTGGTTCTTTTTGGTTTTACACTTAAAGGGAAGATTAAATAAGGAAATTACTctcaaaaatacatacatatgtttatatttttgtgatGACCCTTTGTTTGATCACAATGAGAGATTCATAAAAATGTGGTTACAATTTTAGGTAAATATTATATAGACAATATGAAAattgctaataaaaaaaagaggattGGGGCAGTGATGAGCTGACATAAGATTGTCTGCAGTGGCAGGGTGAAGATCCAGCCGCCTGTGAGGAGCCCCAGCCGTGTCAGCCCGGGTTCCTCGAGATGAAGCCGAGGGCCCACATTAAGAAGGTAAGAAAAGCACAATGAACAGTTAAAGTGTAGTCAAGTATCACTGTCATACATCTCTATTTTAGCAGCATCACTAATATGTACAGCTCTGCTTTCACTGAATCTTTATTAAATTGGATTTTTAACAGTGCACAGAAGGTCAGCTGGAGGGACTCCTTCCCACCTCCCACCCAGAGTCTCCATTGCCTTCAACAACACCTGAAAGGTATCACAGCCTTCTTATCTGTCCCTCTACCACCCTGAAACCTCTGATTCCtttattctgattctgatttaccACCCTGACACCTCCCATTCCCTCTTTCAGGGATGACTGTAAGGCTCTGGTGGTGGTTGCGGAGGCAGAACCCTTGAACACGCTGAACACTGCTGGTCCagttgcacaggtaagagtttgcGGTTTATTCTGTATCCTCTTTACCTCTCTACCATCTTTCAACGATTGAAGATTTAAAGTTTTtaggacacacacatacagtattcccttacacacacattcacactatatatacacttaatGTATCCAGCTTTCTGCTTCTGTGTGTCTTGCTATCCCTTTGCTACTGTAATACTGTCAATTTCCCCACTTTTGGACTCCTAAGCAATTatcttttctcatctgttcttggaCAGTGTGAGGAAGCCCGGATCACGTCCCTCACCACCACCCACCACCCGGAGACATTCAGCCAGTAAGACACTGCACTATCACCCACCATCAACACTCAAATAATCTCTTAAACACATCACCACCAACAGTAAGACCtctgttttttctcatttcaggTCAGGGATCGATGTCCTGGTGGTGGTTGCAGAGGCGGGTCCCTCTCACAGGCTGGACACCAACAGCACCGAGCCTGAGTCTGAGCCAGTGCCagttgcacaggtaagagttGGGAATAAATTCTGCTGTCAGCTATAGAAGAATGTATGACCCTGTATCTcatttagtaataataatttttatttagtgGTAGAACTAAACAGCAATTCTTAGGAAATATTTTAAACACCATTTAAAACTATTTCACTTAAAGTTTCTTAAACGtatgtgttaaatatatatttaacttatttctGCAGTGAAATAATTAGTAAGGTGTTTTTTCCATTCTGTCTTCATATAGTTCTTATATATGGTTATCATATAGTTCTATAGGTCTACAGTTCTTTGGTAAacacctttgtttttttttttttatctgtctcttATAGGCTGAGGAGGATCTGGAGAGCAGCGTGGAGGTCGTGGTGGAGAGCATAGAAACAGCTCCCAAAAACAAGGTCAGTTTAGTTTTACCTAAAACATCAAACAAAACCAGATCACTCTTTTCTGTTCTATTGCATGTGTATGGGATGTATATATCAGAGTTTTACACCATGTCTTACTTTATTCTGTATTGATGTTTCCCTGCAGAGACGACGGCTACAGCGCTGTCTGAGACTCTGGAGGAGCACAGCCTCTACCTTCCTCTCCTGCTTTCCTTGTAGGGTTAAGAGATCTAACAAAAATAGAGAGGATAAATAGAACGAGGGTGGATAGATACATAGAAAGGgggatgatatataggtagatagatagaaaaggggatgatatataggtagatagatagaaaaggggatgatacataggtagatagatagaaaaggggaggatatataggtagatagatagaaaaggggatgatatataggtagatagatagaaaaggggatgatatataggtagatagatagaaagggggatgatatataggtagatagatagcaaaggggatgatatataggaaaatagatagaaaaggggatgatatataggtagatagatagaaaggggtaggatagatagataagtagatagatagatagatatctatctatattcaattcaatatagctttattagcatggcTGTAAATTACagtgatatatgatatatgaacatacataacagacataataacatttataaaacataattattatgattattataataataattatactatttatcaataattataattatatgataataatctgtctgtctgtctgtcttctcaattttctatctatcttctctttttctgtctatctatctatctatctatctatctatctatcttcaatTCAgtatagctttattagcatggcTGTAAATTACagtgatatatgatatatgaacatacataacggacataataacatttataacaaaaataattattatgattattataataattattatactatttatcaataattataattaaataataataataataatatgtctgtctgtcttctcctttttctatctttctatcttctcattttctatctatatctgtctctctatctatcttctcatttatctatctatctatctgtctgtctgtctgtcttctcctttttctatctatcttatcCTTTTTCATTGATATATGAACATAGATAACAGACATAACATTTATAAGaaaaataattatgattattataataataattaaactatttatcaataattataattatataataataatctatctatctgtctgtctatcttctcttttttctgtctatctaccttctcatatttctatctatctatgtatctgtctgtctgtctgtcttctcctttttctatctatctatcttttccttttttcattaatatatacacacataacagacataataacatttataacaaaaataattattatgattattataataataattatactatttagcaataattataattatatcatattaatctatctgtctgtctatcttctcctttttctgtctgtcttctcctttttctatctatcttctcctttttatctatctatctatcttctttttctatctatctatcttctttttatctatatctatctatctatcttctttttttctatctctatctgtctttctgtctgtcgatcttctcctttttctatctatcttctcctttttatgtatctatcttctcctttttatctatatatttatctatctattctctgctttttctaactctctatctatctgtctatctatctatcttctaattCTTATTCTGTCTATCTAATTATTCTAAGAATTCttattctgtctatcttctctttttctatctatctatctatatctatctgtctgtctgtctgtctatctacctatcttttctttttttctatgtatttatctatctatcttctcagtttttttgtatctatcttctcattttctttatatctctgtctgtctatctatctattctctgctttatctatctatctatctatcttctcctttttctatctgtcttctgtttttttatctatctatctttctttctatcttctcATCTATCTGttttcctttttatctatctatctatctgtctgtctgtctgtctatctacctatcttttctttttttctatctatttatctatttatctatcttctcagtttttttgtatctatcttctcattttctttatatctctgtctatctatctattctctgctttatctatctatctatctatctatctatctatcttctcctttttctatctatcttctttttctatctgtcttctgtttttttatctatctttctttctttctatcttctcATCTATCTGttttcctttttatctatctatctatctatctaccttctcattttctatctatctatctatctatctatttaattatctatctttctgtctatcttttcctttttctatctatctatctatctatctatctatctatctatcttctcctttttatctatctatcttctcatttttctatccaTCTATTcccccatctatctatctatctatctatctatctatctatctatctatctatctgccttcTGTTTtttcatctatctatctttcattctatcttctcctttttctgtctatctgttttcctttttatctatctatctatcttctcattttctatctatctatctatctatctatctatctatctatctatctatctatctatctatctatcttctcctttttatcttcTAATTATTATTCTGTctatctttttctatctatctatcttctcattttctatatatctctgtctatctatctatcatgtcctttttctatctatctgtcttctgttttttatctttctatcttctttttatctatctatctatcttcttctttttctatctcttttctttttctatctatctctatctgtctctgtctgtcgatcttctcctttttctatctatcttctcctttttatctatctatcttctcctttttattactttggattactttaaatattgtcatttttttaagcctgaatgaatgtagcaaccacatattgcatattattattttatttttctttccagtcaacaaatagataaacaattaaaacagccttttcaatcactctaaaaatacttatgaaaccatttcatcaaacaattttatgaaacacttctataaattgataataaaaccatttaaaaccaaacaatgtaacaactgtaagctatctatttgcaggtttgccaccagtgttaattttgacaacaaattttgatttagtcttagtcatagttttgtgacgaaaatagcatttagttttagtcacaatttagtcatctgaaatgtttttagttttagtcgacttaatgtcataagaatatagtcgactaaaattacagtaaatttagtcgactaaactgtaaaagggtgtaaatgtaaatgctttttcatcagttcccttgaattattaactatacacttatacgaaatgaaacgtttaataaccacttgagtaatattgttaatgtttgaaagtgaaatatattttttatatgatttaatgtatattattattattgtaggtgtgtgactatatatattttacatttaaagcattttgctctagaaatcaggtcattaaaaatttgaatagttaaattatagtttgaacagcgttgtagatgcaaaaacagcttttaaatgatctagaaacacacattcacacactgtcctgtagagatgctctcaggatgtactgagagacttcatgagttaaagtgagaaacttatgagaaagtgcggtaaggaactttacacagacttttgggttcagagattcacttattttattgttttattttggttatattattgagtttctttctgacctgttcctgctttaacattagctatatctttcccactgtgagactaaacagatgatctgatcttaatgagttagggttctgaaacagttctgtgttttagtgcactgccgagttaaacacaccatcagctcatgaaataacatcagtattaaaacgctgatctctgcatggagatctgtgtgactctggtctgcagaagctgaattgtggtgtttttaccggagattgagtcgctccacgcggtttacacgttatcttgtttttcgcgacgtcgcctctcccctctctctctccctgctgaacgagttaacttccagtcgagctccgtaagtatcgacaggttaattcccgggtttgtaactgagcgcgcggcgccaccttcgctaaagtagcagtgattggatctcttcttaactggtcccttcctttcacagaactaaatcagttctgattggatttcgttccTGCCAaatattttcgtctcgtttttattcgttgaccaaaatgtcagttaatttcgtctcgctGTGTgagcgctgtctgcccctcctccctgtgtgtgtgtgtgtgtgtgcatcgagacgggaggaggggcagacagttccctgtcatatcagagcgatttcaccgcaaaatgttatttgcgttttgtcagtgttggattggaagagcaaaaataggaaagtaccgcaatgtaacccttttattttagcagagtaactgtaatctgattaccatttactgaagcagtaactgtaacggattacagttacctataatttgtaatctgattacgtaacgccgttacatgtaatccgttacttcccaacactgctaatTCTTCTAAGAATTCTTCTAATTCttattctgtctatcttctctttttctatgtatctgtctgtctgtctatctacctatctatcttctcagttttttttgtatctatcttctcattttctatatatctctgtctgtctatctatctattatctgctttatctgtctatctgtctatctatctatctatctatctatctatctatctatcttctcctttttctatctgtctgtcttctgtttttgtatctatctatctttctttctatcttctcatttttctatctatctgttttcctttttatctatctatctatctatctatctatctatctatctatctatctatctatcttctcctttttatctatctatcttctcatttttctatccaTCTATtcccctctatctatctatctatctatctatctatcttctgtttttttcatctatctatctttcattctatcttctcctttttctgtctatatgttttcctttttatctatctatcttctctttttctatctctatctgtctatctatctttctgtctatcatgtcctttttctatctatctgtcttctgttttttatctttctatcttctttttatctatctatcttcttctttttctatctcttttctttttctatctatctctatctgtctctgtctgtcgatcttctcctttttctatctatcttctcctttttatctatctatcttctcctttttatccatatatttatctatctattctctgcttttttctatctatcttctaattCTTATTCTGTCTATCTAATTCTTCTAAGAATTCTTCTAATTCttattctgtctatcttctctttttctatgtatctatctgtctgtctgtctgtctatctacctatctatcttctcagttttttttgtatctatcttctcattttctatatatctctgtctgtctatctatctattatctgctttatctgtctatctatctatctatctatctatctatctatctatcttctcctttttctatctgtctgtcttctgtttttgtatctatctttctttctatcttctcatttttctgtctatctttctttctatcttctcatttttctatctatctgttttcctttttatctatctatctatctatctatctatatctatctgtcttctcctttttatctatctatcatctattcCCCCTATCTATCTATTccccctatctatctatctatctatctatctatctatctatctatctatctatctatctatctatcttctcctttttatctatctatcttctcatttttctatccaTCTATTCccccctatctatctatctatctatctatctatctatctatctatctatctatctatctatctatctatctatctgtcttctgtttttttcatctatctatctttcattctatcttctcctttttctgtctatatgttttcctttttatctatctatctatcttctctttttctatctatctctatctgtctatctatctttctgtctatcttttcct harbors:
- the LOC111192758 gene encoding uncharacterized protein LOC111192758, whose translation is MDPRWRSRPLPIVAQSGNFCFRTCRVSPWQGEDPAACEEPQPCQPGFLEMKPRAHIKKCTEGQLEGLLPTSHPESPLPSTTPERDDCKALVVVAEAEPLNTLNTAGPVAQCEEARITSLTTTHHPETFSQSGIDVLVVVAEAGPSHRLDTNSTEPESEPVPVAQAEEDLESSVEVVVESIETAPKNKRRRLQRCLRLWRSTASTFLSCFPCRVKRSNKNREDK